One segment of Setaria viridis chromosome 4, Setaria_viridis_v4.0, whole genome shotgun sequence DNA contains the following:
- the LOC117852966 gene encoding pyrophosphate-energized vacuolar membrane proton pump, translating to MASPAFLPELATQVIVPVAAVVGIAFAVLQWVLVSKVKLSPEPRRGDGSSGKSGAGASEYLIEEEEGLNEHNVVVKCAEIQNAISEGATSFLFTEYKYVGLFMGIFAVLIFLFLGSVEGFSTKSQPCHYSKGKMCKPALANALFSTIAFVLGAVTSLVSGFLGMKIATYANARTTLEARKGVGKAFITAFRSGAVMGFLLAASGLFVLYIAINLFGIYYGDDWEGLYEAITGYGLGGSSMALFGRVGGGIYTKAADVGADLVGKVERNIPEDDPRNPAVIADNVGDNVGDIAGMGSDLFGSYAESSCAALVVASISSFGINHEFTPMLYPLLVSSVGIIACLITTLFATDFFEIKAVDEIEPALKKQLIISTAVMTVGIALVSWLGLPYTFTIFNFGVQKTVYNWQLFLCVAVGLWAGLVIGFVTEYYTSNAYSPVQDVADSCRTGAATNVIFGLALGYKSVIIPIFAIAFSIFLSFSLAAMYGVAVAALGMLSTIATGLAIDAYGPISDNAGGIAEMAGMSHRIRERTDALDAAGNTTAAIGKGFAIGSAALVSLALFGAFVSRAEISTVDVLSPKVFIGLIVGAMLPYWFSAMTMKSVGSAALKMVEEVRRQFNTIPGLMEGTTKPDYATCVKISTDASIKEMIPPGALVMLTPLIVGILFGVETLSGVLAGALVSGVQIAISASNTGGAWDNAKKYIEAGASEHARTLGPKGSDPHKAAVIGDTIGDPLKDTSGPSLNILIKLMAVESLVFAPFFATHGGILFKWL from the exons ATGGCCTCGCCAGCGTTCCTGCCCGAGCTGGCCACGCAGGTAATAGTGCCCGTCGCGGCCGTGGTTGGCATCGCGTTCGCGGTGCTGCAGTGGGTGCTGGTATCCAAGGTGAAGCTCTCCCCCGAGCCCCGGCGCGGGGACGGCTCCTCCGGGaagagcggcgccggcgccagcgagTACCtcatcgaggaggaggaggggctcaACGAGCACAACGTCGTCGTCAAGTGCGCCGAGATCCAGAACGCCATCTCCGAAG GAGCAACTTCTTTCCTTTTCACTGAATACAAGTATGTTGGACTATTCATGGGCATTTTTGCTGTCCTGATCTTCCTCTTCCTTGGCTCTGTTGAGGGGTTCAGCACCAAGAGTCAACCTTGCCACTACAGCAAGGGCAAGATGTGCAAGCCTGCCCTTGCTAATGCTCTCTTCAGCACCATCGCCTTTGTGCTTGGTGCAGTCACCTCACTTGTTTCTGGGTTTCTTGGAATGAAGATTGCAACATATGCAAATGCCAGAACAACTCTTGAGGCAAGGAAGGGTGTCGGAAAGGCATTCATTACTGCCTTCCGCTCTGGGGCTGTGATGGGCTTCCTGCTTGCTGCTAGTGGCCTTTTTGTCCTTTATATTGCAATCAACTTGTTTGGAATTTATTATGGTGATGACTGGGAGGGCCTTTATGAGGCTATCACTGGTTATGGTCTCGGTGGTTCTTCTATGGCTCTTTTTGGCCGTGTTGGTGGTGGAATATACACCAAAGCTGCTGATGTTGGTGCAGATCTTGTTGGGAAAGTTGAAAGGAATATCCCTGAAGACGATCCGAGAAACCCAGCA GTCATTGCGGACAATGTTGGTGACAACGTTGGAGATATTGCTGGAATGGGATCAGACCTCTTTGGCTCCTATGCTGAGTCTTCATGCGCTGCTCTTGTCGTTGCCTCGATCTCTTCTTTTGGGATCAATCATGAATTCACTCCTATGTTGTACCCACTCCTCGTTAGCTCTGTGGGTATCATAGCTTGCTTGATAACCACTCTTTTTGCAACTGATTTCTTCGAGATCAAGGCTGTAGATGAAATAGAGCCGGCTCTCAAGAAGCAACTTATAATTTCCACTGCTGTGATGACTGTTGGCATTGCACTTGTCAGTTGGTTAGGGCTCCCATATACATTCACAATCTTCAACTTTGGTGTGCAGAAGACGGTGTATAACTG GCAATTATTCCTATGCGTGGCAGTTGGTCTGTGGGCTGGACTAGTTATTGGATTTGTTACGGAGTATTACACGAGCAATGCATACAG TCCTGTGCAGGATGTTGCTGACTCCTGCAGAACTGGAGCTGCTACTAATGTCATCTTTGGCCTTGCTCTGGGATACAAATCAGTCATTATCCCTATTTTTGCTATTGCTTTCAGTATTTTCCTCAGCTTCAGCCTTGCTGCAATGTACGGTGTTGCTGTGGCTGCTCTTGGAATGCTCAGCACAATCGCTACTGGCCTTGCCATTGATGCCTATGGTCCTATCAGTGATAATGCTGGAGGAATTGCTGAAATGGCTGGCATGAGCCACAGAATCCGTGAGAGAACAGATGCTCTCGATGCTGCTGGAAACACTACTGCTGCCATTGGGAAG GGTTTTGCCATTGGTTCAGCTGCCTTGGTGTCTCTTGCCCTCTTTGGTGCTTTTGTCAGCCGTGCTGAGATCTCAACTGTTGATGTTTTGTCGCCTAAAGTTTTCATTGGACTGATTGTCGGTGCCATGCTTCCATACTGGTTCTCAGCAATGACCATGAAGAGTGTTGGCAGTGCAGCACTCAAGATGGTTGAGGAAGTCCGCAGGCAGTTCAACACCATCCCTGGGCTCATGGAGGGCACCACCAAGCCTGACTATGCGACATGTGTCAAGATCTCCACTGATGCGTCTATCAAGGAGATGATCCCCCCAGGCGCACTTGTCATGCTCACCCCGCTTATTGTTGGGAtcttgtttggtgttgagaccCTCTCTGGTGTTCTTGCTGGTGCTCTTGTTTCTGGTGTCCAG ATTGCAATCTCTGCATCCAACACTGGAGGTGCCTGGGACAACGCAAAGAAATACATCGAG GCTGGTGCATCTGAGCACGCAAGAACTCTGGGCCCCAAAGGCTCCGATCCACACAAAGCTGCTGTCATTGGTGACACCATCGGTGATCCGCTCAAGGACACCTCAGGCCCATCACTGAATATCCTCATCAAGCTCATGGCCGTCGAGTCCCTGGTCTTTGCCCCCTTCTTCGCCACCCATGGAGGCATCCTCTTCAAATGGCTTTAG
- the LOC117852862 gene encoding protein STRICTOSIDINE SYNTHASE-LIKE 10, with product MLGCDADSDCAPEEAPNKNRRQGRPFSNKSTQKHSSDQPTIAREPFERGEKTIARAKRESPAGVATMKRITSKLHFLAVLLAILLLLPSAAMAAVAKAIDGSKTQRLQLPDDLVGPESVAFDAHGAGPYVSISDGRVLKYGGEGVGWKTFAYSPSYTKNKCDEFSELPAVATESSCGRPLGLRFHNNSGNLYIADAYMGLMRVGPNGGEATVLATEAGGAPLRFTNGVDIDQVTGDVYFTDSSKTYTRAQHQMVTTSGDSTGRIMKYDPRTNQVTVLQSGVTYPNGIAISADRTHLVVALTGPCKLMRYWIRGPKTNTSEPFADLPGYPDNVRPDGKGGYWVALHREKYELPFGLDRHLLAIRIDADGEMLQEMKGPKNVRPTEVVERHDGKIYLGSVELSYVGIVST from the coding sequence ATGCTGGGTTGTGACGCCGACTCGGACTGCGCACCTGAAGAAGCCCCCAATAAAAACAGGAGGCAGGGGAGGCCGTTCTCCAACAAATCAACCCAAAAGCATAGCAGCGATCAGCCAACAATAGCAAGAGAGCCTTTCGAGAGGGGGGAAAAAACAATAGCAAGAGCCAAGAGAGAATCACCGGCCGGAGTAGCAACCATGAAGCGGATCACGTCGAAGCTGCACTTTCTCGCGGTCTTGCTCGCCATCTTGCTGCTACTGCCCTCGGCTGCCATGGCCGCCGTAGCCAAGGCCATCGACGGAAGCAAGACCCAGCGACTGCAGCTGCCCGACGATCTGGTCGGCCCTGAGAGCGTCGCGTTCGACGCGCACGGTGCCGGGCCCTATGTCAGCATCTCGGACGGCCGCGTCCTCAAGTATGGCGGCGAAGGTGTCGGGTGGAAGACGTTCGCGTACAGCCCCAGCTACACCAAGAACAAGTGCGACGAGTTCTCTGAGCTTCCGGCCGTCGCCACGGAGAGCTCGTGCGGCCGACCGCTTGGCCTGCGGTTCCACAACAACTCCGGGAACCTCTACATAGCCGATGCGTACATGGGGTTGATGCGCGTCGGGCCAAATGGCGGGGAGGCGACGGTGCTGGCGACGGAGGCGGGTGGTGCGCCACTGCGCTTCACGAACGGCGTGGACATCGACCAGGTCACTGGCGACGTCTACTTTACCGACAGTAGCAAGACATACACACGGGCGCAACATCAGATGGTCACCACGTCAGGAGACTCGACGGGACGCATCATGAAATATGACCCACGGACTAACCAAGTCACCGTGCTCCAATCCGGCGTGACATACCCCAACGGCATTGCCATCAGCGCCGATAGGACCCACCTTGTCGTCGCGCTTACGGGACCATGCAAGCTAATGAGATACTGGATTCGAGGGCCTAAGACCAACACGTCTGAGCCGTTCGCTGATCTCCCGGGATACCCGGACAATGTGAGGCCCGATGGCAAGGGAGGATACTGGGTAGCATTGCATCGCGAGAAGTACGAACTTCCGTTTGGTTTGGACAGACATTTACTCGCTATTAGGATCGACGCTGACGGTGAGATGCTGCAAGAGATGAAGGGACCCAAGAACGTGAGACCGACCGAGGTGGTGGAAAGACATGACGGCAAAATATATCTCGGATCGGTAGAGCTGTCATACGTCGGTATTGTTAGCACGTAG
- the LOC117852968 gene encoding ER membrane protein complex subunit 7 homolog yields MAASFPRHGRLLVLLVVAVVSACLGAAAAHQAGSGEGYTISGRIKIEGANPKGFGLPAKTSNTKVILNGGQRVTFARPDGYFAFHNVPAGTHLIEVSSIGYFFSPVRVDISARNPGYIQAALTETRRVLNELVLEPLKEEQYYEVREPFSVMSLLKSPMGLMVGFMVLMVFVMPKMMENIDPEEMKQAQEQMRNNPVSFSSLLSRAQG; encoded by the exons ATGGCCGCTTCCTTTccccgccacggccgcctcctcgtcctcctcgtcgtcgccgtcgtgtcGGCGTGCCTCGGCGCCGCAGCCGCGCATCAGGCCGG ATCTGGCGAGGGGTACACGATCTCCGGGCGTATCAAGATCGAGG GTGCGAATCCGAAGGGCTTTGGTCTTCCAGCTAAAACATCAAACACAAAAGTGATACTTAATGGTGGTCAGCGGGTTACGTTTGCCAGGCCAGATGGCTACTTTGCATT CCACAATGTGCCAGCTGGAACTCATTTGATTGAAGTCTCCTCAATTGGTTACTTCTTTTCTCCT GTTCGAGTAGACATCAGTGCCAGGAATCCTGGTTATATTCAAGCAGCACTGACTGAAACCAGAAGAGTTCTGAATGAGCTTGTGCTGGAACCTTTGAAAGAAGAGCAGTACTATGAG GTGAGGGAGCCTTTCTCCGTTATGTCACTTTTGAAGAGCCCCATGGGGTTGATGGTCGGTTTTATGGTCCTAATGGTCTTCGTGATGCCCAAGATGATGGAGAACATAG ATCCTGAGGAAATGAAGCAAGCTCAAGAACAAATGAGGAACAACCCTGTATCATTCTCTAGCTTGCTATCCAGAGCGCAGGGCTAG
- the LOC117853962 gene encoding uncharacterized protein: MVGVGEFLASAALKQVGGMLGSAIWEAIASQLKLGDELKGLKDTVDAIQNSMVRVEKRLMKDGDVCVWMRELKAAAYDMEDIIMEFEGDILSNKDGSQNNKSTTISIPLKLRLNMSSKLKAMKQRLDNIEKLRRFDLMVDTSSDDQDVIQTRATGPCLVEGILGRDKDKVELMKLLQEDCKHTIIPIYGFGGLGKTTLAQMVFDDNTTKRDFDIQIWVYVSTSFSDEKIGRSIISQVDGQSNQYDLSSVQMRVEMILRGKKYLIVLDDLWEENTGQLQKIKAMLKGGAPGRKIIVTTRSEQVAKRMNRELPFKLGALPYDDCWKLFKAKAFPNGIKESEMAKVHMGEKIVKKCDGVPLAVKSLGDRLLDMPMHKWEETLKSDLWEQERDPTTGTTSTAILPSLKISYYHMPYYLRPCFVYFSAFPKGFVIEKRELIHKWIALRFVLTTHRAEEYLQELCQMSFLEATSASISISARYSKLNNPHNVLFKMHDLVHELARSVAIEEVAICDGEKGSFGPKKDNYRYTLLLNFKGQYPKCKDMPFKARAAHFSGCTGCQPSKGAFSKTKWLRVLDFPRMQTVELPSSMENLHHLQFLNLSENTSLKKLHSSFSKKVRLHSSTSICDFQKLHYLDLHGCSNLSELPGPIHRLQVLEHLDLSGCTSLQKLPSQFGELQKLSFLNLSCCSKLEMLPDSFSLLKNLEHLNLSSCCQLKQLRTLSFKRMKGLLYLNMSGCTCLETLPEFCVGNDGCMNLEILDLSDCAALFDLSESCDRLKKLRFLNLSGCPCIPKIIYFLGKFVNLEYLNLSALSGFDVRKDSEAPSSSTQHSSDYSGEELSLKMLHDTLKNMHRLEYLSVGGMSLFSKEGISSDLLTLPDFVVSESGSSGDCSNIILLQNILDSTNSELNIKCLEVVKSAEEAKGGIYFAVQESDFLLLRQNTDFGITDLFISNLEKVNNADEVGLGELATYDQLRTLRLVWSHDANSYSSNGLSGSDDRPNNVYLNLSKKFSRADDSSVLQRLHPHPNLSTLQIEGYRDATFCGWMSDPNLYLPNLVKIELMGMPRCARLPSLGQLANLEELHISDMPNIREVDTSFYGGRDPFRKLRELCINKMENLEVLSTNLELSAGEMSWDDDEQKVQGDEIFPRLAHLVVTGCPRLIHGSAFQGYIGRIVASCSEVELSPGILVGSSHLFRLEVEPNIFGFSHASEFLQYSTDLRNLTIKSDSDLITLPEIIRSCHSLRSLQILDSCNFAALPDWLGDLASLEELEVHSAKLQRLPHSIKNVTSLKTLTLKKCNYKLRECCSRLGEDYDKIKHIKHVDAHEGTSFAIDSSNDMAILQKTTSHQLIELNIEHLEYLSSSEANIIELAQKEELQFLSLEWSELQFSLEWFNPVSNKVALEELQPHQNLKRLCIKNYVGGDYPNWLRLLPNLVRLELFNVQSGHLHLDYLQSLEDLYISSVSVFEVMKYRPEVLDLYAKSSICILSTQPVKNLRRVTIVRVGKLLWETSTSHCIEQKDDKNIFQREQEGRHSDTGRESSYQRTLFPRLQYLEIDCCLNVRFEPSIPWSARYIISGIKQYPFLFNWPSFYQVMGLSTSALSSKMEIKYFENIYSDSDSLQLLDIEELTVDSCIDPVPLPQCILGWKSLRKLEILNCRGIDGLPDWLGDMASLRELKVETYWMKTLPPCIERLTSLHTLTLSQCTKRLKQRCSESGDDWSKIKHIENVQVELRP; the protein is encoded by the exons ATGGTGGGGGTAGGGGAGTTTCTCGCCTCGGCCGCATTGAAGCAGGTCGGCGGCATGCTAGGTAGTGCCATCTGGGAGGCGATCGCCTCGCAGCTGAAGCTAGGTGATGAGCTCAAAGGCCTCAAGGATACTGTGGATGCCATCCAAAATAGCATGGTTAGGGTGGAGAAGCGGTTGATGAAAGATGGTGACGTCTGCGTCTGGATGAGGGAGCTAAAGGCAGCAGCCTATGACATGGAGGACATTATTATGGAATTTGAAGGAGATATCCTGAGTAATAAAGATGGCTCTCAGAATAACAAATCTACAACG ATCTCCATTCCTCTGAAGTTGCGGCTAAACATGTCTAGCAAGTTGAAGGCCATGAAACAAAGATTGGACAACATAGAAAAGCTGAGGCGGTTCGACTTGATGGTGGACACAAGCTCTGACGACCAGGACGTGATCCAGACTCGGGCTACAGGCCCTTGCCTTGTAGAAGGTATACTTGGGAGGGACAAGGACAAGGTAGAGTTGATGAAGTTGCTGCAAGAAGATTGCAAGCACACCATCATCCCTATATATGGCTTTGGTGGTCTGGGTAAAACCACTCTCGCCCAAATGGTTTTCGACGACAATACAACTAAGAGAGATTTTGATATCCAGATTTGGGTTTATGTCTCCACAAGTTTTAGCGATGAAAAGATTGGTCGATCAATTATCTCCCAAGTAGATGGACAGAGTAACCAGTATGACTTGTCCTCCGTGCAGATGCGCGTGGAGATGATCCTCCGTGGAAAGAAGTATCTTATTGTTTTAGATGACTTATGGGAAGAAAACACAGGACAATTGCAAAAGATAAAAGCGATGTTGAAAGGTGGCGCACCAGGCAGAAAGATAATTGTGACCACTCGAAGTGAACAGGTTGCTAAGCGGATGAATCGAGAGTTGCCATTCAAATTGGGTGCCTTGCCGTACGATGACTGCTGGAAGCTGTTCAAAGCTAAGGCATTTCCAAATGGAATTAAAGAATCTGAAATGGCAAAGGTACATATGGGGGAGAAAATAGTAAAGAAATGCGATGGAGTGCCTTTGGCAGTCAAATCTCTTGGGGATCGTCTGCTAGATATGCCGATGCACAAGTGGGAAGAAACGCTGAAGAGTGACCTGTGGGAACAGGAACGCGATCCAACGACTGGAACAACATCTACGGCAATATTACCATCCTTGAAGATTAGTTACTACCACATGCCATATTATCTGAGACCTTGCTTTGTATACTTTTCTGCCTTCCCAAAAGGCTTCGTCATAGAGAAGAGAGAACTGATTCACAAGTGGATTGCTCTGAGATTTGTTCTGACCACACATCGTGCTGAGGAATACCTACAAGAACTTTGTCAGATGTCATTCCTGGAGGCTACAAGTGCCTCTATCTCG ATTTCTGCAAGATACTCCAAGCTTAATAACCCTCATAATGTATTATTCAAAATGCACGATTTAGTTCATGAACTTGCTAGGTCAGTTGCTATTGAGGAAGTTGCCATCTGTGATGGCGAAAAAGGAAGCTTCGGTCCTAAAAAGGACAACTATCGATACACGTTGTTGTTGAATTTCAAAGGTCAGTACCCAAAATGCAAAGATATGCCTTTCAAAGCAAGGGCTGCTCATTTTAGTGGCTGCACAGGATGTCAGCCTTCGAAGGGTGCCTTTTCAAAAACTAAATGGCTGCGTGTATTGGACTTCCCACGCATGCAAACTGTCGAGCTACCCAGTTCTATGGAAAACTTGCACCACCTGCAGTTTTTAAATCTTTCAGAAAATACCAGCCTCAAAAAGCTCCATAGCTCCTTTTCTAAAAAAGTAAGGCTCCATAGTTCCACTTCCATTTGTGACTTTCAGAAGCTACACTATTTGGATCTACATGGCTGCTCGAATCTTAGTGAGCTTCCAGGTCCCATTCACAGACTCCAAGTCCTGGAACATCTTGATCTATCAGGATGTACCAGCCTACAAAAGCTACCTTCACAATTTGGGGAGCTGCAAAAGCTTTCGTTCTTGAACTTATCATGTTGTTCAAAGCTTGAGATGCTTCCAGACTCTTTCAGTCTACTGAAAAATTTGGAACATCTGAATCTGTCCTCCTGCTGCCAGCTTAAGCAACTGCGTACCCTGTCATTCAAGAGAATGAAGGGACTTCTTTATCTTAATATGTCTGGTTGTACTTGCCTTGAGACACTTCCTGAATTTTGTGTGGGCAACGATGGCTGCATGAACCTGGAGATTTTGGATTTATCTGATTGTGCGGCGCTTTTTGATCTTTCTGAATCTTGTGACAGACTAAAGAAACTCCGATTTCTGAATTTATCTGGCTGTCCTTGCATTCCGAAAATTATCTACTTTCTTGGTAAATTTGTAAATTTGGAGTACCTAAACCTATCAGCATTATCAGGATTTGATGTAAGAAAAGATTCTGAAGCTCCAAGTTCCTCTACACAGCATTCCTCTGATTATTCTGGTGAGGAGTTGAGCCTGAAAATGCTGCATGACACATTGAAAAACATGCATCGTCTTGAGTACCTTTCAGTTGGAGGGATGTCACTGTTCTCAAAGGAAGGCATCTCCAGTGACCTACTAACCCTACCGGATTTTGTGGTCTCAGAAAGTGGCAGCAGTGGTGATTGCAGCAACATTATCCTTCTACAGAATATCCTTGATTCTACAAACAGTGAACTAAATATCAAATGCCTTGAGGTTGTGAAGTCTGCAGAGGAAGCAAAGGGG GGAATATATTTTGCAGTACAAGAAAGTGATTTTCTCCTCCTCCGTCAAAATACAGACTTTGGAATCACAGACCTATTTATTTCAAATCTTGAGAAGGTGAATAACGCTGATGAAGTTGGCCTTGGAGAGTTGGCTACATATGACCAGCTGCGCACGCTGAGATTGGTATGGTCCCATGACGCAAACTCTTATTCCAGCAATGGTTTATCTGGATCAGACGATAGGCCTAACAATGTATATCTTAATCTGAGCAAAAAATTCTCCAGAGCTGATGATTCTTCAGTTCTCCAAAGACTCCATCCTCATCCTAACCTATCAACACTTCAAATAGAAGGTTATCGAGATGCCACATTTTGTGGCTGGATGAGCGATCCAAATCTCTATCttccaaatcttgtgaagatAGAGCTGATGGGCATGCCAAGGTGCGCACGCCTCCCTTCACTAGGACAGTTAGCAAACCTTGAAGAACTGCACATTTCAGATATGCCTAATATTCGAGAAGTGGATACTAGTTTTTATGGAGGCAGGGACCCATTCAGGAAATTAAGGGAACTTTGTATTAATAAGATGGAGAATTTGGAGGTGTTGTCCACGAACTTGGAGCTATCTGCTGGAGAGATGTCTTGGGATGATGATGAACAGAAGGTGCAAGGAGATGAAATATTTCCACGCCTTGCACACCTCGTTGTTACGGGATGCCCTAGGTTGATTCACGGTTCAGCTTTTCAAGGATACATAGGGCGTATAGTTGCATCATGCAGTGAGGTAGAACTATCACCCGGGATACTCGTTGGATCTTCACACCTTTTTAGACTTGAAGTGGAACCAAATATCTTTGGCTTCTCTCACGCTTCAGAATTTCTCCAATACAGCACCGACTTGAGGAATTTAACTATTAAATCTGACAGTGATCTGATCACCTTGCCGGAGATCATTCGGAGCTGCCACTCCCTTAGGAGCTTGCAGATATTGGACAGTTGTAATTTTGCAGCACTTCCAGATTGGTTGGGGGATCTGGCGTCTCTGGAGGAGCTAGAAGTTCATTCTGCCAAACTGCAGCGTTTGCCTCACTCCATCAAGAATGTAACCTCCTTGAAGACATTAACCCTTAAGAAGTGCAATTACAAACTGCGTGAATGCTGCAGCCGTTTAGGAGAGGACTACGACAAGATTAAACACATCAAACATGTAGATGCACATGAG GGCACTAGTTTCGCCATTGATTCATCAAACGACATGGCTATTCTGCAAAAGACTACAAGTCACCAGCTTATTGAACTTAATATTGAACATCTCGAATATCTATCAAGCTCAGAAGCAAACATAATTGAATTGGCGCAAAAAGAGGAGCTCCAATTTTTAAGTTTGGAGTGGAGTGAGCTCCAATTTAGTTTGGAGTGGTTCAATCCAGTGTCCAACAAGGTCGCGTTAGAAGAGCTCCAGCCTCATCAAAACCTTAAAAGGCTTTGCATAAAGAACTATGTTGGTGGTGATTATCCTAACTGGTTACGTTTGCTACCAAATCTTGTAAGGTTGGAGCTTTTCAATGTTCAATCTGGTCACCTCCATCTAGATTATTTACAATCTCTTGAAGACTTGTATATCTCGTCTGTCTCGGTGTTTGAGGTCATGAAGTATAGGCCAGAGGTACTGGACCTATATGCCAAATCATCAATATGCATCTTGAGCACACAGCCAGTGAAAAATCTCAGAAGAGTTACAATAGTAAGAGTAGGGAAGTTACTGTGGGAAACATCGACATCGCATTGTATTGAGCAGAAGGATGATAAGAACATATTTCAAAGAGAGCAGGAAGGAAGGCACAGTGATACTGGCAGGGAATCCTCCTACCAGCGCACATTATTTCCTAGACTTCAATATTTAGAGATAGACTGTTGTTTGAACGTAAGATTCGAACCATCAATCCCTTGGAGTGCCAGGTATATCATATCTGGAATTAAACAATATCCATTCTTATTCAATTGGCCATCATTCTACCAAGTCATGGGGCTATCAACATCTGCTTTATCATCCAAAATGGAAATCAAGTACTTCGAAAATATATATTCTGACTCCGATTCTCTTCAACTGCTTGACATTGAAGAATTAACTGTTGACAGTTGCATCGATCCTGTACCTTTGCCACAGTGCATTCTAGGCTGGAAATCCCTCAGGAAGCTAGAGATATTGAACTGTAGGGGCATCGATGGACTGCCAGATTGGTTGGGAGATATGGCCTCTCTCCGTGAGCTCAAAGTAGAGACCTACTGGATGAAAACTTTGCCTCCGTGCATTGAGAGGCTGACCTCTTTGCATACCTTGACACTATCACAATGCACAAAGAGGCTTAAGCAAAGATGTAGTGAGTCAGGAGATGATTGGAGCAAGATAAAGCACATTGAGAATGTACAAGTAGAGTTGAGACCATGA